One genomic window of Onychomys torridus chromosome 19, mOncTor1.1, whole genome shotgun sequence includes the following:
- the LOC118570426 gene encoding p53 apoptosis effector related to PMP-22, which translates to MLRCGLACERCRWILPLLLLSAIAFDIIALAGRGWLQSSTHIQTSSLWWRCFEEGGGSGSYEQGCQSLMDYAWGRAAAATLFCGFIILVICFILSFFALCGPQMLVFLRVIGGLLALAAIFQIISLVIYPVKYTQTFDLHSNPAVNYIYNWAYGFGWAATIILIGCSFFFCCLPNYEDDLLGNAKPRYFYTSA; encoded by the exons ATGCTGCGCTGCGGCCTGGCCTGCGAGCGCTGCAGGTGGATCCTGCCCCTGCTGCTGCTCAGTGCCATCGCCTTCGACATCATCGCGCTGGCCGGCCGCGGCTGGCTGCAGTCGAGCACCCACATCCAGACCTCGTCGCTCTGGTGGAGATGCTTCGAGGAGGGCGGCGGCAGCGGCTCCTATGAGCAAGGCTGCCAGAGCCTCATGGATTACG CATGGGGACGAGCAGCTGCCGCCACGCTCTTCTGTGGCTTCATCATCCTGGTCATCtgcttcattctctccttcttcgCCCTGTGTGGACCCCAGATGCTCGTTTTCCTGAGAGTCATTGGAGGCCTCCTCGCCCTGGCTG cTATTTTCCAGATCATCTCCCTGGTAATCTATCCAGTGAAGTACACACAAACCTTTGACCTCCATAGTAATCCCGCTGTCAATTACATCTATAACTGGGCCTATGGCTTCGGATGGGCGGCCACCATCATCTTGATCGGctgttccttcttcttctgcTGCCTCCCCAACTACGAGGACGACCTGCTGGGCAATGCCAAGCCCAGGTACTTCTACACATCTGCTTAA